AGGGCTGCGGGGCAGAGTCCCCGGGGCGGGTTatccctggggggcggggcagggctgtggggcagaggcccCGGGGTGGGTTatccctgggggggggagcagggctgtggggtagagGCCCCGGGGTGGGTTATCcctgttggggggcagggctgtggggcagagtccGTGGGGCTGGTTATTCctagggggggaggcagggctgtggggcagaggcccCGGGGTGGGTTatccctgggggggggagcagggctgtggggtagagGCCCCGGGGCTGGTTATTCctagggggggaggcagggctatGGGGCAGAGGCCTCGGGGCGGGTTATccctgcagggggggggcagggctgcggggtaGTTGTGCGGGGGTACCCGGCTAGGGTAGTTGTGCTTACTGAGCTTATATACTTAGAATTTGcaggtgtgctgattgaacctgCTTTGGTTGGATTGAGCAATGCTTTGGTTGGATGCATATTGCGTGCATGGCTCTCTGTCACTAGTGAGGCATGAACCTCATTTCATGTTCCCTGGCTTTACTTGCATGTCATTTTAGTAATGTTGGGCAAAATGGAAACTAGTGGAATCTGCAATCCTGTACATGAACAAGGGTACCAATGTCTCGAAGGTCACACACCGAACCCGGATGGGCCATAGGTTGCTCACCACTGTATCCAGATGTCTGCATAACATGTGACTGATCAAGTCCCTTCTCTCCTTTCCAGAAGCCCCACTCATGGAGAAGGGGAATGCTGATGGACAGCAGGCCATGCCTTCAGGGAAGGTCCTTTCCCAGCTGCCTGTACTTGGCTTGAGAGCCAAGAGAGGAGCCAGTGATGAGAACCAGCCTCCAATTGAACAGGTGAGTGAGTGGTGGCACGCAGATGTGAAAGGGGTTGTTTCCTGGcccatttctccagagctctgcTCCAAGTAACTCTCCTCTCTCCCGCTAGAAACGTACCCGATGGCTCCCTATGCCCACCAGGAGGGTGGCAGCCTCCATTGCTACCACTTGTTCCAGGGTTTCGGCAGCAGCTGCAGTGCCCAGGGCTCAAAGAGAAGGTGAGCTCAAGGGGAAGGGTGTCTGTGTTAGGGAATGGAGGGTAGGTGTGCCAACAGGATGCAGGGCCCTTTGCACGCATGAGAACAGGGAGCTGGCACAGGAGGTCAGATGTTCCACTGTTAATAATGACCCTTCATGTCCACCACAGGTCGCCGGGCTTCACTCCGACCAGGACTGGCCCTCCCAGCAGCCTCAGTTGCAGGTATTTGTGGGACTGGGCTTTCACTTTGAGGGGAGGGCCTTGTGACCTGGTGCTACATGTCAAACTCAGCACACTCTCACACTGTGGGACCCAGTGCTGGGAAGAATGTTAGCAGGTGGTATTTACTAAAGAGCTAAGCAGCCTctgctggctggaagccccaGGCTTAGTCCTCTTTGGGCCCTGTCTGTAGAAAGCTATGGGCCTTGTGCTCTGCTTAGCTGGGTTTCTTTGTCAAACACGGGACTCCTGAATGTCAtagctgatcagtttcaaaacTTGGAGGAATGTTCAAAGTGGCAGTGGCCAGAACCCTAGTAACTTTGGGGAAAAGAGGGTGGAAATGCAGGGTTCATGTAAttgctgctgttttttttttccttggccggggggggggggggggggggcacagccacaTCTTCCAGCACCTGTGGATTTGTCTATATCATACTGCAGGTTGTGGGCACTAAGGAATCCCTGTTAGCATAACAATACCCCAGCTCATCTGTTCCTCCTCCCAATAACTTACACCTTGAGTATCTCCAGTAAGACCAATAATGGAGGAGTTTGCCAGTGAAGTGGGCTTTTGCtgtcttatttttttttattcctatgCATGCCTTTGTttccccaagaggaataaggctGTCCGCTCTCGGTGCCTATGTTAACATTGCTCCTGTGCTGCGATGTGTATCTGAGAGGCAATATAACCTTCCACTCTACTGGCCatctgagagtcacatctggctgcagaggggTCGTGGACCCCCTGACGTGCTGTTGCAGGAGGAGCCAGATGGGGCCTGTTAGGTGTGGGCTACTGGAGGCAGGAAAGCAGCTTCTGACTGGGACTGTAGGGAAGAAAGAGCTCTCTGGACTGACCCAGGTGGACCTGACTAACTTTCCATCATGTGTTAACTAAGGGCTAACTATGTCGTATTTCAGCCATCTAAGAAATCTCTCTGCTATGACTGGCTGAGAGGCATTCCAGATGAAGGGAGCTGGGAGTGCAGTGCTCCCTTTGGGGGTGCAAGGCTAGggcaggtgtccagtttgggTGGAGTCATAGAGAGACTCTCAGAGTGTGAAGCAGGGGTGGGTGCTGAAGGCTCCCAGGGTTGATCCCCGGATGCAGTGAAGCCAAGAGACCTGCCCCAGTGAGTGaggactcttccccccccccccccccccgagggggcTGCCACGCTGAAGGGGGCCTTCCAGGGACTGCTGAAGCCATTCAGGAGCACTGGTCCTGTGGATCCATGACACATGCTCTCCCTTTTTCCTCTGCAGAGGTCATCAGGAGGCCAGTGCCTGTGGCAGCAGTTCCCAAGAGGGGTAAGGCAGCAGTAGTGGGGACCTGGTGTTGGGAAGGGGTGAAGCCCTTGGGGAGAGGGAtagccctgctggctccagcctcagctTCTTTCCCCTTTGTACCCTCAGCAGCCCTTGCCCCAGCTGCAGGGAATGATGGGAAGAAGCGGGCAGCCTGGGACCTGAAGGGCCAGCTGACTGATACGCGGGCCAAGATGAGCGGCTACAAGGAGAAGGTGCAGAGACTGGATGAGGAGAACCAGCAGCTCAAGAGGCaactgcaggagcaggtggctcAGAACCAGGAACTGAGCAGCCAGGTCAGGTGAgaagcctgggggcagaaggggtggtGTCTCTGTTGGTCTGATTCAGGGGAATGGACCCTGCCCCATCTCACCCTGCCCCTACTGTCTGCAGCACACTGAGCTCCACACTGCACACATTTGAGGAGCAGGCACGGCAGAGGCACCAGGAGGTAATGGAACTGTCAGGCCTGAAGAAGCAACTGGAAGACCAGCTCACCTGCCAGAGCAGGACCattggggagctggaggggaccAAGCGGGACTTGTCAGCCCTGCTGGAGACCAGAGAGGTGGGTTTGagcctgggaaggggggagatgtGATGTTAACCTTCCCCACTGGAGTCTGAGGGCCCTGACTGATGCAGGTCATGTGGCGGGCGCCAGGAAACAAAGCAGCATGTTTTGGATCTCACATAACATGCTGTATTAGCCCAGCCGTTCCCTGTCCAATTCCTGGTCAGAGGACAGGTTATGCACCCTTTGGGCCATTGGCCTGCCCTACTGAGGGGAACCAGGCCataggcagcagcccctgcagtTTCCATGCGTTGGCACCTCCTAGACAAAAGCTGCGTTTCCTATAGCAACAGTTAAGCCTTAAGAAGGTTTTACATAGATTTGCTGGGACACAGTTCTGCTCTGCAGTCTCCTGGAAATTCCTCCCCTGCCAGTGTCATAAGCCCACCCTGTTTTCAGACTGACTTCTGTGTCTGGCTGTTCTGCTTTAGTCACTGTGTCCCCAAAAAGCAACTGCTGGCCTCACCAGGGTCTTCCAAGGAGCATTTCCCCAGTGTTCAGGCACTCAGCTCTCCTTGAAAAGCCCAGCCTCTTGGCTTCAATTGCATGGCTTTCTTGCAGCGCTGTGTGCATTTCCCACAACCACTTTTCTTTGCCCAGGTGATCAACCCCACTCTGCCTACTAACCCTGTCAGTTCTCAGCTGGGATTCACATGCTAGCTTTGACCCATGGTGTGTGACAACAGTCTGTTCTCTCTCCTCCAAGCATGGAGAGCTCCCAGTGAGCCACTAGCAGTAACTCTTTAACTCCCCATCCCACTCCAGGTGAAGCTGAAGCTGGTGGAGGGGAACCTGGCCCAGAGGGAGTGTGAGAACAAGGAACTAAGAGACCAGGTGGCAGCTCAGTTGCAGACCGTGGCCCAGCAGGAGGAGCGGCTGCACCAGCTGGAAATGGAGAGAAGGCGGCTACACAACCTGGTGCAGGAGCTCAAGGTGACAGGCTCTCATTTGTTCCCCACTGCAGAAGGTGGGAGGCAGGAAGCCATAGAAGTGTGGTGAAGAGGTTAcaacacctggggggggggtgaggacaaACATTCCCAGCACTGGACTGACATGTCTCCTGTTCCCAGGGTAACATCCGTGTGTTCTGTCGTGTGCGCCCCCTACTGGCCTGGGAGAAGGAGCggcagaaggggctggagcaccttcATTTCCCTGTGCAGGACAACAAAGCCCTGGTGCTTTCCAAAGTGGAAGAGGTGAGTCTAGGGGCCTCTGCCTCTTGTCACTAGTTCAGAACCGTATGCTCCCGATTGTCTCCTCTTCACTTGCCCTTCAGTATGCCAGATTGGGAGGAGGGGGTTCCTTCAAGCTCTTTAAACTTGAGACAGGGTTTCCAGCCTTTGACTCTTGTagcttttctctgaacctttcGCAGTTTGTTCCCATCTTTTTGTAGCGTGGCTGCCAGACTGATATAGCATATCCCATAAATCACAGGTATGCATGGAGAGGTGATACCCTTGCCCCGTTCCCTGGCAGTGCATACAAACCTGGGGCCTCCTCTAAAATCTTTGTTAATCTCAAACTCAGCCCATCCATCAAGTAGTTCCATTCGCATGGGCACTTTCCTGCCATTGAACCAGCCCTCCACTGCCTGGCATGGCTCCTCCTCTGGAGGCCCTCAAGTCCATCTCTTGCCTTAAAGAACCCTCTGCAACCAGTGGCTCTCATT
This genomic interval from Pelodiscus sinensis isolate JC-2024 unplaced genomic scaffold, ASM4963464v1 ctg171, whole genome shotgun sequence contains the following:
- the KIFC1 gene encoding kinesin-like protein KIFC1 isoform X2, whose amino-acid sequence is MEKGNADGQQAMPSGKVLSQLPVLGLRAKRGASDENQPPIEQKRTRWLPMPTRRVAASIATTCSRVSAAAAVPRAQREGRRASLRPGLALPAASVAEVIRRPVPVAAVPKRALAPAAGNDGKKRAAWDLKGQLTDTRAKMSGYKEKVQRLDEENQQLKRQLQEQVAQNQELSSQVSTLSSTLHTFEEQARQRHQEVMELSGLKKQLEDQLTCQSRTIGELEGTKRDLSALLETREVKLKLVEGNLAQRECENKELRDQVAAQLQTVAQQEERLHQLEMERRRLHNLVQELKGNIRVFCRVRPLLAWEKERQKGLEHLHFPVQDNKALVLSKVEESHIGRDRKGDVKYDFSFDRVFSPACSQEEVFEEIALLVQSALDGYHVCIFAYGQTGSGKTYTMEGPDDMNPETVGMIPRAVQQVFQGARQLEPKGWQYHFTANFLEIYNESLRDLLVGRPERSAELEIKRVSQSSEELHVPNLRYVPVNSEDEVLKLLRTAKANRSVAKTALNDHSSRSHSLFQLRIEGWNPSRDLHSSSVLSLVDLAGSERLDKSFSKGERLKETQAINTSLSTLGLVIMALSNKEPHIPYRNSKLTYLLQNSLGGNSKMLMFVNISPLEENFSESLNSLRFASKVNECVIGTAHVNRK
- the KIFC1 gene encoding kinesin-like protein KIFC1 isoform X1 encodes the protein MEKGNADGQQAMPSGKVLSQLPVLGLRAKRGASDENQPPIEQKRTRWLPMPTRRVAASIATTCSRVSAAAAVPRAQREGRRASLRPGLALPAASVAEVIRRPVPVAAVPKRAALAPAAGNDGKKRAAWDLKGQLTDTRAKMSGYKEKVQRLDEENQQLKRQLQEQVAQNQELSSQVSTLSSTLHTFEEQARQRHQEVMELSGLKKQLEDQLTCQSRTIGELEGTKRDLSALLETREVKLKLVEGNLAQRECENKELRDQVAAQLQTVAQQEERLHQLEMERRRLHNLVQELKGNIRVFCRVRPLLAWEKERQKGLEHLHFPVQDNKALVLSKVEESHIGRDRKGDVKYDFSFDRVFSPACSQEEVFEEIALLVQSALDGYHVCIFAYGQTGSGKTYTMEGPDDMNPETVGMIPRAVQQVFQGARQLEPKGWQYHFTANFLEIYNESLRDLLVGRPERSAELEIKRVSQSSEELHVPNLRYVPVNSEDEVLKLLRTAKANRSVAKTALNDHSSRSHSLFQLRIEGWNPSRDLHSSSVLSLVDLAGSERLDKSFSKGERLKETQAINTSLSTLGLVIMALSNKEPHIPYRNSKLTYLLQNSLGGNSKMLMFVNISPLEENFSESLNSLRFASKVNECVIGTAHVNRK